Proteins encoded together in one Chitinophaga sp. LS1 window:
- a CDS encoding class I lanthipeptide, protein MKKQTAKKLSLGKIRIANLKARQPEEKKPTLVTGCSFFKCTPTVR, encoded by the coding sequence ATGAAAAAGCAAACAGCTAAAAAGCTCTCCCTCGGCAAGATCCGCATTGCGAACCTGAAAGCCCGGCAACCTGAAGAAAAAAAGCCCACGCTCGTCACTGGCTGCAGCTTTTTTAAGTGCACGCCAACAGTTCGTTAA
- a CDS encoding glycosyltransferase translates to MSKFMFVVPPFFGHISPTLSVGSSLIAKGHEVIWVGLKELAPEHIPAGGKFIVPHAELAEYQTAIHHILQKQDEGPKLSGVETLKLALEETYLPFCRIMINGVNRVADEFQPDVIVSDCITFAGAICAHQKDIPCVTTTPVPPDVTADSMQSPKIFEWQQNLIQGLHHEMGIYSGEFAIHSREMNIVFTSEEFSGCKEPLPHMRFVGPVKGRPNNTPFDWDRLSRAIGPKVFVSLGTLLVDIRKEFFGKLIEAFANEPLTIVAATDPGIFETWPDNFIVQGYVPQTQLMPHMDAVICHGGFNTVNDAFLNGLPMLITPIAYDHFHTASLIENAGCGIKLRYKRLRVSDLRDSMWEVLQNEKYRKGAQHIRDTFIQAGGNDKAVELLETFAQRTKARLTA, encoded by the coding sequence ATGTCTAAATTCATGTTTGTAGTACCGCCCTTCTTCGGGCATATCAGTCCCACCCTCAGTGTAGGCAGCAGCCTGATTGCGAAGGGACATGAAGTGATATGGGTAGGCTTGAAAGAACTGGCTCCTGAGCATATTCCTGCAGGAGGAAAATTCATCGTACCACATGCAGAGCTGGCGGAATACCAGACTGCTATCCATCATATTTTACAAAAGCAGGACGAAGGTCCGAAACTATCTGGGGTAGAGACCCTGAAACTGGCTCTGGAAGAGACTTACCTCCCCTTCTGCCGTATTATGATCAATGGTGTAAACAGGGTAGCTGATGAGTTTCAGCCGGATGTGATTGTAAGTGATTGCATCACTTTTGCAGGTGCCATCTGTGCTCATCAAAAAGATATTCCCTGCGTAACGACTACACCTGTACCTCCTGATGTGACAGCAGATAGTATGCAGTCACCCAAGATCTTCGAATGGCAGCAGAACCTGATCCAAGGCCTGCATCATGAGATGGGCATTTACTCAGGCGAGTTTGCCATTCATTCAAGAGAGATGAATATTGTATTTACTTCTGAAGAGTTTTCAGGGTGTAAGGAACCTTTGCCACACATGCGTTTTGTTGGACCTGTAAAGGGCAGACCGAATAATACACCGTTCGACTGGGATCGTTTATCAAGAGCCATCGGACCAAAGGTATTCGTGTCGTTAGGTACATTATTGGTAGATATCAGAAAGGAATTTTTTGGCAAACTGATAGAAGCATTTGCCAATGAACCATTGACCATCGTTGCAGCGACTGATCCGGGGATTTTTGAAACCTGGCCGGACAACTTCATTGTACAGGGCTATGTACCACAGACACAACTGATGCCGCATATGGATGCGGTAATCTGTCATGGTGGTTTCAACACGGTGAACGATGCTTTCCTGAATGGGTTACCTATGCTCATCACTCCCATCGCATACGATCATTTCCACACTGCATCACTCATTGAAAATGCAGGGTGTGGTATCAAGCTGCGCTACAAGCGGCTACGGGTCAGCGATCTGCGGGATTCTATGTGGGAAGTTTTACAAAATGAAAAATACAGAAAGGGCGCACAGCACATCAGAGATACATTTATACAGGCTGGAGGAAACGATAAAGCGGTAGAGCTATTAGAAACTTTTGCACAACGCACTAAAGCAAGGTTAACTGCATGA
- a CDS encoding lanthionine synthetase C family protein encodes MYQKRVTHILKDISLQLDQLLKTDHQPGLLGGHTGCALFYAYYYQLTGKEEYLEKVHALILSSIEAMSSHALLPTHCNGIAGEVWCIQHLMNQGFVDGDMDEIFSEVDVLLGDQMIADLNNKRYDFLHEGLGIALYFLEKETPDPRLSEIAIALANTATHLPNGITWEDHFSRQTVPSLPDEPCYNLGMAHGMPAIVGILSRIKAKGIDAGNLVEKSLDWLLSVSNPPGSPSRYPTLVNNAGTALTASHSRMGWCYGDLPVAMTLLYGGYTNPAYEILAHSVQNRDVQNGIVHDTCICHGSAGIAHIFNRAYRETGEKLFQQGAEKWLQHTIDIYDSPAGIGFYGDGKYEIKEGVLEGVAGVGLALIAALDMDTEPAWDRCILLS; translated from the coding sequence ATGTATCAGAAAAGAGTAACCCATATCCTGAAAGACATAAGTCTGCAGCTAGACCAACTCCTCAAAACAGATCATCAACCCGGATTACTGGGAGGGCACACCGGTTGTGCTTTATTCTACGCCTACTACTACCAACTCACCGGAAAAGAAGAATACCTTGAAAAGGTACATGCGCTTATACTCAGCAGTATCGAAGCGATGTCATCCCATGCGTTGTTGCCTACGCATTGCAATGGCATTGCCGGCGAAGTATGGTGTATTCAACACCTCATGAACCAGGGTTTTGTGGATGGTGATATGGACGAGATCTTCTCTGAAGTAGATGTGCTACTGGGCGACCAGATGATAGCAGACCTGAACAATAAGCGATACGATTTCCTTCACGAAGGGCTGGGTATAGCATTATATTTTCTGGAAAAAGAAACGCCAGACCCACGGTTATCAGAAATCGCAATAGCATTAGCAAATACTGCCACTCATCTCCCAAACGGCATTACCTGGGAAGATCATTTTTCCAGGCAAACAGTACCTTCTTTGCCTGATGAGCCTTGTTACAATTTGGGTATGGCCCATGGTATGCCTGCCATTGTTGGTATATTATCAAGGATAAAGGCAAAAGGTATTGATGCCGGTAATCTGGTAGAAAAGAGTCTGGACTGGCTACTGTCAGTGAGTAATCCCCCCGGTTCTCCCTCACGATATCCAACGCTTGTGAACAACGCAGGAACCGCACTTACTGCCAGCCATAGCCGTATGGGCTGGTGTTATGGCGATCTGCCGGTTGCCATGACGCTGCTGTATGGCGGATACACCAACCCGGCATACGAAATACTGGCCCACAGCGTACAAAACAGGGATGTTCAGAACGGCATCGTGCACGACACCTGCATCTGTCATGGGAGTGCGGGCATCGCCCATATCTTCAACCGAGCTTACCGTGAAACAGGGGAAAAACTCTTTCAGCAGGGAGCCGAAAAATGGTTACAACATACGATTGATATATATGATAGTCCTGCCGGTATAGGATTTTATGGTGATGGAAAATATGAAATAAAGGAAGGTGTACTGGAAGGTGTCGCCGGAGTAGGTTTGGCGCTGATTGCCGCACTGGATATGGATACGGAGCCTGCCTGGGACAGGTGTATCCTGCTTTCTTAA
- a CDS encoding condensation domain-containing protein yields the protein MNRKLTVGERVMYVSSEAPVNCIFPVKIKGQINQERLEQALLKLQLKHPLLRVVIREDEKGAPYYVTDTQIAPIPIDIRERYTNEDWQQVSVDEWYRPFEVTKGPLARVVWLKSDMVSELLLVCPHCICDGSSILTLLRELLMGLDNPLLDLPPYPSFEHISELLPLSLLDNKKFKLRASVIGKIAGLVLWLKTRGLKPVTSRGYLLNWKLSQELSNTLVYRCKEEGTSLFAAISVAFLEAFRQVRTSQAHNKLICPVDIRRFVPEIAQDELFAFAPIVELSADTSALNDFWSKTRSFKNDLMAKIDKINIHELLYMGEHFHSSLPRMVTFLKTTDGTHDVTLSNMGKLHLPESFETFELETVYSPSAGFPWRNPNTLVASTYKGLLDFTFISNEAFLPESDARAIQMKAISILQEKSRIKQTYGVKG from the coding sequence ATGAACAGAAAATTAACTGTTGGAGAGAGGGTGATGTATGTATCCTCTGAGGCACCTGTGAATTGTATATTTCCCGTAAAAATCAAAGGGCAGATCAATCAGGAAAGGCTGGAACAGGCCCTGCTGAAGTTGCAGCTAAAACATCCGCTATTGAGAGTGGTGATCAGAGAAGATGAAAAAGGAGCGCCTTATTATGTAACAGATACGCAGATCGCGCCGATTCCTATTGATATACGTGAACGTTATACAAACGAGGACTGGCAACAGGTGAGTGTGGATGAGTGGTACCGGCCGTTCGAGGTCACTAAGGGGCCACTGGCAAGGGTGGTTTGGCTGAAATCGGATATGGTTTCGGAATTATTGCTGGTTTGTCCACATTGTATTTGTGACGGGAGTTCTATTCTGACATTGTTGCGGGAGTTGCTGATGGGGTTGGATAATCCTTTGTTGGATCTGCCGCCTTATCCTTCTTTTGAGCATATATCTGAGTTATTGCCTTTATCGCTGTTGGATAATAAAAAATTCAAACTCCGGGCCAGCGTGATTGGGAAGATAGCGGGATTGGTATTGTGGTTGAAAACGCGGGGATTAAAGCCGGTGACCAGCAGGGGGTATTTATTAAACTGGAAACTGAGCCAGGAGTTGAGTAATACGCTGGTATACCGGTGTAAGGAGGAAGGGACTTCTCTTTTTGCGGCCATTTCAGTGGCTTTTCTGGAAGCCTTTAGGCAGGTGAGAACATCGCAGGCGCATAATAAGCTCATTTGCCCGGTAGATATCAGGAGATTTGTACCTGAGATCGCGCAGGATGAACTGTTTGCATTTGCACCTATTGTAGAATTATCTGCGGATACCAGTGCCCTGAACGATTTCTGGTCCAAGACCCGGAGTTTTAAGAATGACCTGATGGCGAAGATTGACAAGATCAATATCCACGAGTTATTATACATGGGGGAGCATTTTCATAGTTCCCTGCCCAGGATGGTGACATTTTTGAAAACGACAGATGGTACGCATGATGTGACCTTATCAAATATGGGAAAATTACACCTACCGGAGAGTTTTGAGACTTTCGAGCTGGAAACGGTGTATAGTCCGAGTGCCGGTTTTCCCTGGCGCAATCCGAATACATTGGTGGCTTCTACCTACAAAGGGCTGCTTGATTTTACATTTATTTCCAACGAGGCTTTCCTACCTGAAAGTGATGCCCGGGCGATACAAATGAAGGCGATCAGTATCCTTCAGGAGAAAAGCCGTATAAAACAAACTTATGGGGTCAAGGGATAA
- a CDS encoding acyl carrier protein: MDAIAAHKLNSEEIFALLKQFITEVIGEEFVEDMDITKESSFTRDLEMDSIEIVSFSEKVKSHFGEHVDFTGWLSNMDLDQLINLSLGDIIKYIEQCQ; encoded by the coding sequence ATGGACGCTATAGCTGCACACAAACTGAACAGCGAAGAGATCTTCGCCTTGCTGAAACAATTCATAACTGAGGTAATCGGAGAAGAGTTCGTAGAAGATATGGACATCACCAAAGAAAGCTCTTTTACACGGGACCTGGAAATGGACAGTATCGAGATCGTGTCCTTTTCAGAGAAAGTGAAGAGTCACTTTGGCGAACATGTAGACTTTACAGGATGGCTCTCCAACATGGACCTCGACCAGCTGATCAATCTCAGTCTGGGTGACATTATAAAATACATTGAACAATGCCAGTAA
- a CDS encoding response regulator, whose product MIRLYFVDNHPLILEGLRALLKGAPDITVAGQARNGASCLSFVSAHAIDLILTDVCLPDIDGVDLCAAIKVTHPSIKLLALSSCRDVKYITEMMAHGASGYVMKDADREELLEAIHTVYNGGTYFSPGVSQLLGEGKKHHLTRREKEILSLIAEGNTNPEIAEKLFISADTVNSHRKNLLAKLEVKNTAMLIKYAVDNHLLV is encoded by the coding sequence ATGATCCGCCTGTATTTTGTGGATAATCATCCATTGATCCTGGAAGGGCTGCGTGCATTGCTAAAGGGCGCACCCGACATCACCGTTGCCGGACAAGCCCGCAATGGTGCCTCCTGCCTGTCATTCGTTTCAGCACATGCTATTGATTTAATTCTTACAGATGTATGTCTGCCTGATATTGATGGGGTGGATTTGTGTGCGGCTATAAAAGTAACGCATCCTTCCATAAAGCTATTGGCATTAAGCTCCTGTCGGGATGTGAAATATATAACTGAGATGATGGCCCATGGAGCGAGTGGGTATGTGATGAAAGATGCGGATAGGGAAGAATTGCTGGAAGCGATTCATACGGTGTATAATGGGGGAACCTATTTCTCGCCGGGAGTGAGTCAGTTGTTAGGGGAAGGGAAAAAGCATCACCTGACAAGGCGGGAAAAAGAAATCCTATCATTAATTGCCGAAGGCAATACAAATCCTGAAATAGCGGAGAAGTTGTTCATTAGTGCAGATACAGTAAATAGCCACAGGAAGAACTTGCTGGCAAAACTGGAAGTAAAGAACACCGCCATGCTAATAAAATATGCAGTAGATAATCACCTGCTGGTATAG
- a CDS encoding lantibiotic dehydratase, giving the protein MITVKDFYLVRTPLQSIQFLDQFQQIDMAALPAKLFSLFQDPTLQESIYIASPELYQELMKWLQGGTGSEKMCMALYRYVLRMSTRCTPYGLFAGCATGYFSDVTAIKIGQEHRKHCRLDMNYVAELAAMITQLPEVKVQLRYFPNNSIYPVADTFRYAGFTVKNKFRNYELAAVSRSPYLETLLSVAGAGATIDQLCAAIVDEEIMEEDAREFIDELIVNQLLVSELEPTVTGDEFFSYLLKRLSTLSGTEQIAHTLQQIQQLLSDSAAGVDKYLRTHALVQELLPDTKSKDLVQTDLFLATTQNTISSSLIKDLQDQVLPLWKMAKPNTNSDMTNFMNRFRERYEDQEIPLALALDNEAGIGYAHSQSDHTPLIDDLAITTNEEQTNMQWSKFRSFQLEKLHVCMQQGLSSLELTDADLETLKNPVPVVLPSSMYLMGSLHGSSAEAIDNGDYLFEFNGFSGPSSANLLGRFCHGDAQLLAHVRECLREEEQQDPAVIYAEVVHLPEARTGNILLRPQLRAYEIVYLGNGSVPAENQFPITDLMISVRQNKIVLRSKRYNKRVIPRLSTAHNFARNSLPVYHFLCDLQSHMAAGWQWHLPVQPAFLPRVSYKKIVLSKATWHLKKGDAIKALHLPRYITIMEGDNELFIDMENAVSVKLLQTMLEKKEKITLQEVIGTPDQCWIQGASGRFTNELIIPFANKVTVASTLHTNGSEPARRFITGSEWLYIKLYGGSKTTEDMLTTVVAPLIAQVEAAQLADKWFFIRYNDPEHHIRLRFHNNSDPTFWHQILHLLHEQLGQYQKQELIYKVQTDTYVREVERYGAATMEFSEHVFHADSKAVLNCICQLEGEEGERYRWLLGARGVDVLLQDFGYDLARRAGIMKAIREGFFQEFGGSQDLQTQLNSKYRQEMRQLSSFLDPRQDVENGIEGLFDERSAFIREMIPADIAADDLLPSYIHMFLNRILLTGQRKHELVLYHFLSKYYDSQLAIQKKARG; this is encoded by the coding sequence ATGATCACCGTCAAGGACTTTTATTTAGTACGAACTCCTTTACAGTCTATACAGTTCTTAGATCAGTTTCAGCAAATTGATATGGCGGCACTACCTGCCAAATTGTTTTCCCTGTTCCAGGATCCGACTTTGCAGGAATCGATTTATATCGCTTCGCCGGAGTTGTACCAGGAGCTCATGAAGTGGCTGCAGGGTGGCACAGGTAGTGAGAAAATGTGTATGGCGCTATATAGGTATGTGCTAAGAATGAGTACGCGGTGTACGCCGTATGGCTTGTTTGCAGGGTGCGCTACGGGGTACTTTTCGGATGTTACTGCTATTAAAATCGGTCAGGAGCATAGGAAACATTGCCGCCTGGATATGAACTATGTGGCAGAGCTGGCAGCGATGATCACACAGTTGCCCGAGGTAAAGGTGCAATTACGGTATTTCCCTAATAATTCTATTTACCCGGTAGCGGATACTTTCCGGTATGCAGGGTTTACGGTGAAAAATAAATTCAGAAACTACGAACTGGCGGCGGTAAGCAGGAGTCCATATCTGGAAACACTATTGTCCGTAGCTGGCGCTGGCGCAACGATCGATCAATTGTGTGCAGCGATTGTGGACGAGGAGATTATGGAGGAGGATGCGCGTGAGTTTATAGATGAGCTGATTGTAAATCAGCTATTAGTAAGTGAACTAGAACCGACAGTCACAGGCGATGAATTCTTTTCTTACTTATTAAAGCGGTTATCCACATTATCAGGTACGGAGCAGATCGCTCATACTTTACAACAGATTCAACAATTATTGTCAGATTCGGCTGCGGGTGTGGATAAGTACCTGCGTACCCATGCTTTGGTGCAGGAATTATTACCTGATACGAAAAGTAAAGACCTGGTACAGACGGATCTGTTTCTGGCAACTACACAGAATACAATTAGTTCTTCCTTAATCAAAGACTTGCAGGACCAGGTATTGCCGTTGTGGAAAATGGCGAAACCGAATACCAATTCGGATATGACCAACTTCATGAACCGCTTCAGAGAGCGGTATGAAGACCAGGAAATACCACTGGCGTTAGCGTTGGATAATGAGGCGGGTATTGGATATGCCCATAGTCAGTCGGATCATACTCCATTGATTGATGACCTGGCCATCACTACAAATGAGGAGCAGACGAATATGCAGTGGAGTAAGTTCCGGAGTTTTCAGCTGGAGAAACTGCATGTTTGTATGCAACAGGGGCTATCATCACTGGAGTTGACAGATGCAGATCTGGAAACGTTGAAAAACCCGGTGCCCGTGGTATTGCCATCCAGTATGTACCTGATGGGAAGTCTGCATGGCAGTAGTGCCGAGGCGATAGATAATGGGGACTATCTGTTTGAGTTCAATGGTTTCAGTGGCCCTTCTTCTGCAAATTTATTAGGTCGGTTTTGTCATGGAGATGCACAGTTATTGGCGCATGTTCGTGAATGTTTACGGGAGGAAGAACAACAGGATCCAGCTGTAATTTATGCAGAGGTTGTGCATTTGCCGGAAGCGAGAACGGGGAATATCCTGCTGCGTCCTCAATTGAGAGCATATGAAATTGTGTATCTCGGTAATGGTAGTGTACCGGCAGAAAATCAATTTCCGATTACAGATCTGATGATCAGTGTGCGTCAGAATAAAATCGTGTTGCGCTCTAAGAGATATAATAAGCGGGTGATTCCAAGACTAAGTACGGCGCATAATTTTGCCCGGAATAGTCTGCCGGTGTATCATTTTCTCTGTGATCTGCAATCACATATGGCGGCTGGCTGGCAATGGCATTTGCCGGTACAACCGGCTTTTTTACCGAGGGTAAGTTATAAAAAAATCGTGCTGAGCAAGGCGACCTGGCATTTGAAAAAGGGAGATGCAATAAAGGCTTTGCACCTGCCTCGGTACATTACCATTATGGAAGGCGATAATGAGCTGTTCATAGATATGGAGAATGCCGTGAGTGTGAAACTGCTACAGACAATGCTGGAAAAGAAAGAGAAGATCACGTTGCAGGAAGTGATTGGAACGCCGGATCAATGCTGGATTCAGGGTGCATCAGGACGATTTACGAATGAGTTGATTATCCCTTTTGCGAATAAAGTAACGGTTGCATCAACTTTGCACACTAACGGGTCTGAGCCTGCACGTAGGTTTATCACAGGTAGTGAGTGGCTCTATATCAAACTATATGGAGGCAGCAAAACAACAGAAGATATGCTGACTACTGTAGTAGCGCCACTGATTGCACAGGTGGAAGCAGCACAGCTGGCGGATAAATGGTTTTTTATAAGGTACAATGATCCGGAACATCATATCCGGTTACGGTTTCACAATAACAGTGATCCTACCTTCTGGCACCAGATCCTGCACTTGCTGCATGAACAGCTGGGCCAGTATCAGAAACAGGAATTAATCTATAAAGTACAGACAGATACTTATGTGAGAGAGGTGGAAAGATATGGTGCAGCTACCATGGAGTTCAGTGAACATGTGTTTCATGCAGATAGTAAAGCAGTACTAAATTGTATCTGCCAGCTGGAAGGTGAAGAAGGTGAACGCTACAGATGGCTATTAGGTGCCAGAGGTGTAGATGTATTATTACAGGATTTTGGGTATGATCTGGCCAGAAGAGCGGGTATCATGAAAGCCATCAGGGAAGGTTTCTTCCAGGAGTTTGGCGGCTCACAGGATTTACAAACACAATTGAATAGTAAGTATAGACAAGAGATGCGGCAGTTGAGTAGCTTTCTCGATCCCAGACAGGATGTGGAGAATGGCATTGAGGGATTGTTTGATGAGCGATCTGCTTTTATCAGGGAGATGATTCCTGCCGATATTGCTGCTGACGATTTACTACCTAGTTATATCCACATGTTTTTGAACAGGATCTTATTAACAGGGCAGCGCAAGCATGAACTGGTGTTGTACCATTTTCTGAGTAAATATTATGACTCGCAACTGGCGATTCAGAAGAAGGCACGGGGCTGA
- a CDS encoding glycosyltransferase — protein sequence MARFAFIVPPLHGHVNPTLSLGAELLKRGHEVGWITLDPALGNRLPAGGQLLLAEYNDDSEDYLEQIHKKNVSGIESIKFLYEEVLIPLNRFMYDGINTILDSFKPDVVINDHQLFAGAIAAYNRNMPYATSVTAPAAIKMVEDLPGVHDWEVKQIVGLQQELGVPGNTAVVLSEKLTLVYTSKDFFGYMDTPEHYKFIGPVFNNRHTVPPFNWEQLSQMGAHPRILVSIGTTFDHAYKKEFFGKVIDAFNNETVTVIVVSDESLFESWPSNFIVQDRVPQLDLLPHLDAVVCHGGHNTVCETLSHGLPLVVIPIAYDQSHVAGQVTQAESGVRLNFKRFKAPHLREAVFEILKNPAYKQAAQRIRDSFERSGGAATAADLLEDLAPVVPPYGMTMNQAFYRNKVY from the coding sequence ATGGCAAGGTTTGCGTTTATAGTTCCTCCCTTACATGGGCATGTGAACCCAACATTGAGCCTCGGTGCTGAATTATTGAAAAGAGGGCACGAAGTAGGCTGGATCACCCTGGACCCCGCACTGGGCAATAGATTACCAGCCGGTGGTCAGCTGCTGCTCGCCGAGTATAACGACGATAGCGAAGACTACCTGGAACAGATCCATAAAAAGAATGTATCCGGCATTGAAAGTATCAAGTTCCTTTACGAAGAGGTACTGATACCCCTGAACAGATTTATGTACGATGGCATCAATACCATCCTGGATAGCTTCAAACCTGATGTAGTGATCAATGACCACCAGCTATTTGCCGGTGCCATTGCGGCTTACAACAGGAATATGCCTTACGCTACTTCCGTGACTGCACCAGCAGCGATCAAGATGGTTGAAGACCTGCCCGGTGTACACGATTGGGAAGTAAAACAGATCGTAGGACTACAACAGGAACTCGGCGTACCAGGGAATACCGCCGTTGTACTTTCTGAAAAACTCACATTGGTATATACTTCAAAAGATTTCTTCGGTTATATGGACACACCGGAGCATTACAAGTTCATCGGCCCCGTGTTCAATAACCGGCATACTGTACCCCCTTTTAACTGGGAACAACTGTCGCAGATGGGTGCCCATCCAAGGATACTGGTCTCGATAGGCACGACATTCGATCACGCCTATAAAAAAGAATTCTTTGGAAAGGTCATTGATGCTTTTAACAACGAGACAGTGACAGTAATAGTCGTATCAGATGAAAGTCTCTTTGAGAGCTGGCCTTCTAATTTTATTGTGCAGGACCGCGTACCACAGCTGGATCTGTTGCCACACCTGGATGCCGTGGTTTGCCATGGAGGTCATAATACCGTGTGCGAAACACTTTCGCATGGATTGCCACTGGTTGTGATTCCTATTGCTTATGATCAATCGCATGTAGCAGGTCAGGTCACACAGGCAGAGAGTGGTGTACGGCTGAACTTTAAACGTTTCAAGGCACCACATCTTCGTGAAGCTGTATTCGAGATCCTGAAAAACCCGGCGTATAAACAAGCCGCACAACGTATCCGGGATTCATTTGAACGTTCTGGTGGCGCCGCTACAGCAGCCGATCTGCTGGAAGACCTGGCGCCTGTCGTTCCCCCTTATGGTATGACGATGAACCAGGCATTTTACCGCAACAAAGTTTATTAA
- a CDS encoding alpha/beta fold hydrolase, with protein MPVIKINHTSVHVQEMNKGAKETILLIHGMFSNLSVYYFNIAPILAKQFHVVMYDLKSHGMSGKEKDGYDLNALTDDLLALMETLELKAVHLVGYSFGGLVALRMASRFPGRVRKLAVIEAPDPGENERLGIIDMYSKEFLIDYINNFTDTTKFKMGKRQLEKNHRMYEYLFNETSIKADLRKERGFFSGKEIGYIKQDTLLLYGKDSDCVPSGQTLYDRLTRSKLALLNGDHNLPLQQPEETALRLKDFFEGWQSKFRQINNRIWQGLRL; from the coding sequence ATGCCAGTAATCAAAATCAATCACACCTCCGTTCATGTACAGGAAATGAACAAAGGTGCAAAGGAAACCATTTTGCTGATCCATGGAATGTTCAGCAATCTGTCCGTTTACTATTTCAACATTGCCCCAATTCTGGCCAAACAATTTCATGTAGTCATGTATGACCTGAAGAGTCATGGCATGAGCGGTAAGGAGAAAGATGGTTATGACCTGAACGCCCTCACCGACGATCTGTTAGCCCTGATGGAAACCTTAGAACTCAAAGCGGTACACCTGGTAGGTTATAGCTTCGGCGGACTGGTAGCCCTGCGCATGGCGAGCCGGTTCCCCGGTAGGGTCAGGAAACTTGCGGTCATCGAAGCGCCTGATCCGGGCGAAAATGAAAGACTGGGCATCATCGATATGTACAGCAAAGAGTTTCTGATCGACTACATCAACAACTTTACTGACACCACAAAGTTTAAGATGGGCAAGCGACAGCTGGAAAAAAACCATCGCATGTACGAATACCTGTTCAATGAAACATCCATCAAAGCTGACCTGCGCAAAGAACGTGGCTTCTTCTCAGGCAAAGAGATCGGGTATATCAAACAGGATACGTTATTGCTCTATGGCAAAGACTCTGACTGCGTACCCTCCGGACAAACTTTATATGACAGACTCACCCGTTCCAAGCTCGCTTTACTGAACGGGGATCATAATCTGCCGCTACAACAGCCGGAAGAAACGGCATTACGATTAAAAGACTTCTTCGAAGGATGGCAGAGCAAATTCAGACAAATCAATAATAGAATATGGCAAGGTTTGCGTTTATAG